Proteins encoded within one genomic window of Sulfurovum sp. XGS-02:
- a CDS encoding tyrosine-protein kinase: MKTTNDFKIENLDIDIKEVFKTIFQYKWSTLIITLSVLFITSLFLYFKAPHYISSALIEVKTDTKQNIQQEDFLRSAFSNFGNEKLDKEIEILKTFHINNHALSTLDFEVQYFVYEWFKKVELYHKSPIEVKNIKIIYQDDLNIIGTVIKLTPVKNGYQLQVKNSFLKKILYFLLNKEIIELDDEKVYHYGDRVESEYFEFTIEQKMTVDEPIYFVLKGDNRQIFEGMINKNLQVNQPNPSAPLIQITYKDTIHRRANAYVDALSKSFILQSVTDKSRQTNQIIDFINKQLSDMKTKLDESEEKLERYRIEYQAIDPSLQAETFITELSRIEVQLSQNKLNEEIMENLLPFVQKGKNIDAIAPSLMEMNDQSTLELITRLQEAQIREEGLRIEYSGRHPGLVAVRKQIKHIKNKILLSIENLKSSMTHRNKNLQKLKALYEKNLESLPTQERTLINLKRDYQVSSETYNYLLKKKSENEMLKVAILSDYRIVDHAYSNGKPIGIKTPILLLIALLSGIILGILQALVRNLMNDKIQTRHDIENLTTLPIYGILPTLNQKALKLEVFKDQRSPFTESYRSLRTNLQFARKENQANVILVTSTVSGEGKSTIVANLGAIFQMANIKSIVVNLDLRKPTLHHYFNVSNSTGISTYLSGRNRIGEIIQSTEYKNLDIISSGPIPPNPSELILTHKLDELIEALKEEYDYIFIDSAPLGLVTDTMHLMQYADISLIVFRENYAKKSFVTDLNDLVTKHDLKHIGLVINSVDASSGAYGYGYGYGYGNK; this comes from the coding sequence ATGAAGACCACAAATGATTTCAAGATTGAAAACCTTGACATCGATATAAAGGAAGTATTTAAAACAATCTTCCAGTATAAGTGGTCTACCCTGATCATTACTCTCTCAGTACTGTTCATCACATCTCTCTTTCTTTATTTCAAAGCACCCCATTACATCTCCAGTGCACTTATTGAAGTAAAGACGGACACAAAACAAAATATACAGCAAGAAGACTTTTTGAGGAGTGCTTTCTCCAATTTTGGTAATGAAAAGCTCGATAAAGAGATTGAAATCCTTAAGACCTTTCATATCAATAACCATGCACTCAGCACATTAGACTTCGAGGTACAGTATTTTGTCTATGAATGGTTTAAAAAAGTTGAACTCTATCATAAGAGTCCTATAGAAGTCAAAAATATAAAAATCATTTATCAGGATGATCTGAATATCATTGGGACCGTGATAAAGCTGACTCCAGTTAAAAATGGCTATCAACTTCAAGTAAAGAATTCATTCTTAAAGAAAATACTCTATTTTCTATTGAACAAAGAGATCATAGAATTGGATGATGAGAAGGTCTATCACTATGGAGACCGGGTTGAGAGTGAGTATTTTGAATTCACGATCGAACAAAAAATGACGGTTGATGAACCGATCTATTTTGTTCTCAAGGGTGATAACAGACAGATATTTGAAGGAATGATCAATAAAAACCTTCAAGTGAATCAACCCAATCCCTCTGCCCCATTGATACAAATTACCTATAAAGATACCATTCACCGAAGAGCCAATGCATATGTAGATGCACTCAGTAAAAGCTTCATACTTCAAAGTGTGACAGATAAAAGCAGACAAACCAATCAAATCATCGATTTTATCAATAAGCAGCTCAGTGACATGAAAACAAAACTGGATGAGTCTGAGGAAAAACTTGAAAGATACAGAATAGAATATCAAGCGATCGATCCGTCACTGCAAGCTGAAACTTTCATTACAGAGTTAAGCCGCATCGAAGTCCAACTCTCACAAAATAAATTAAACGAAGAGATTATGGAAAACCTCCTTCCTTTTGTACAAAAAGGTAAAAATATCGATGCGATCGCACCTTCATTAATGGAGATGAATGATCAGTCGACACTAGAGCTTATTACCAGGCTGCAGGAAGCACAGATCAGAGAAGAAGGATTAAGGATCGAGTACTCTGGTAGACATCCGGGTTTAGTTGCTGTCCGTAAGCAGATAAAGCATATTAAGAATAAAATCCTTTTAAGCATTGAAAATTTAAAATCCAGCATGACGCATAGAAATAAAAATCTGCAAAAGCTGAAAGCGTTATATGAGAAAAACCTTGAGTCATTGCCAACACAAGAGAGGACACTCATCAATCTCAAACGAGACTATCAAGTAAGCTCTGAAACCTATAATTATCTTCTTAAGAAAAAATCTGAAAATGAGATGCTGAAAGTGGCGATACTCTCAGATTATAGGATCGTTGATCATGCCTACAGCAATGGTAAACCTATTGGGATCAAGACCCCTATTCTTCTTCTTATTGCTCTTCTATCTGGTATCATTTTGGGTATTTTACAGGCTTTAGTTCGTAACCTGATGAATGACAAGATACAGACAAGACATGATATTGAGAACCTTACCACATTGCCAATTTATGGTATTCTTCCTACCTTAAACCAAAAAGCGCTTAAACTGGAGGTTTTTAAAGATCAAAGGTCGCCGTTTACAGAGAGTTATCGAAGCTTACGTACCAATTTACAATTTGCCAGAAAAGAGAATCAAGCCAATGTTATTCTTGTGACTTCAACTGTCTCAGGAGAAGGAAAAAGTACGATCGTGGCGAACTTAGGTGCCATTTTCCAAATGGCGAACATTAAATCGATCGTAGTTAATTTAGACTTGAGGAAACCTACACTTCATCATTATTTTAATGTATCCAACAGTACCGGGATAAGTACCTATCTGAGCGGGCGAAACAGGATCGGCGAGATCATTCAATCCACTGAATATAAAAACTTGGACATTATTTCCTCCGGTCCTATCCCACCGAATCCTTCAGAACTCATTCTCACGCATAAACTGGATGAGTTGATCGAGGCGTTAAAAGAGGAATATGATTATATCTTCATAGACAGCGCTCCGCTTGGATTAGTAACAGATACGATGCATCTCATGCAGTATGCCGATATAAGTCTGATCGTGTTCAGAGAAAATTATGCAAAAAAATCATTTGTGACAGACTTAAATGACCTGGTCACAAAACATGATCTTAAACATATCGGTTTAGTCATCAATTCCGTAGATGCATCTTCGGGAGCCTATGGATATGGGTATGGGTACGGATATGGAAATAAGTGA
- a CDS encoding MraY family glycosyltransferase, which translates to MDISLLSSIFLTSLAGMVLLMIFAKRVGLIDIPNERSVHKKPIPRGAGVAFVMAIVITLFLFDLGHLKTYYYIYAAIGLVFVAGVWDDLQNISPKVKFIFIFFSSLILYLNDVAIFSLGTYLGYEIILPGWLVFPFTFFAIAGYTNALNLMDGLDGLAASISIVILVTFLAIGLVHGDAFIILLSSCFIVTLLAFLLFNWNPAKVFMGDSGSLSLGMVISILGIQSTQYITPISILFIVALPVLDTFIVMIRRMQRHISPFHADKNHMHHFLFNVKGDIRYTVIILAMMQMIFSIIGYQVSQASDFLSLILFILLFSIYLNLFDQRLKRRH; encoded by the coding sequence ATGGATATTTCATTATTAAGCAGTATTTTTTTGACTTCTCTGGCAGGTATGGTTCTACTCATGATCTTTGCGAAGAGAGTAGGATTGATAGATATCCCCAATGAAAGAAGTGTACATAAAAAACCTATACCACGAGGTGCAGGGGTCGCTTTTGTTATGGCTATAGTGATCACATTATTTCTCTTTGATCTTGGGCATTTGAAAACATATTATTATATTTATGCAGCTATCGGATTAGTGTTTGTAGCAGGGGTATGGGATGATCTACAAAATATTTCACCAAAAGTAAAATTCATCTTTATCTTTTTTTCTTCACTCATATTATATCTCAATGATGTTGCTATATTTTCTTTGGGAACGTATTTGGGTTATGAAATCATCTTACCGGGTTGGCTGGTGTTCCCTTTTACCTTTTTTGCCATAGCAGGGTACACCAATGCATTGAATTTAATGGATGGTTTGGATGGATTGGCAGCATCGATCTCTATCGTGATCCTTGTTACTTTTTTGGCTATAGGTTTAGTACATGGTGACGCGTTTATTATTTTACTATCGTCATGCTTCATCGTTACACTTCTTGCATTTTTATTGTTTAACTGGAACCCTGCAAAAGTATTTATGGGTGACAGCGGTTCACTCTCATTAGGTATGGTGATATCCATTTTAGGTATACAATCGACGCAGTACATTACACCCATATCTATTTTGTTTATCGTTGCACTGCCTGTTTTAGATACCTTTATCGTAATGATACGGCGCATGCAACGTCACATATCACCGTTTCACGCAGATAAAAACCATATGCACCATTTTTTGTTCAATGTAAAAGGAGATATCCGCTATACGGTCATCATCTTGGCGATGATGCAAATGATATTTTCCATTATAGGATACCAGGTAAGTCAGGCAAGTGATTTTCTCTCTTTGATCCTGTTCATATTGTTGTTCTCTATCTATTTAAATTTATTCGATCAACGGTTGAAAAGACGTCATTGA
- a CDS encoding LamG-like jellyroll fold domain-containing protein has translation MRDNKVNVLKKMLGMLLVTPILLSLSLFAANPVHHWKLDETAGSIYEDTGTIGDANGTCTSPDSCPTPSDGQVYGAQSFDGNDTIEIANTVDFDWAPDANVTIEFWMKSSNIPEGILYGDMMIGRATSVVKWYVGVDPLVGAIRAQVADGNLGNGVTGTAIIANGQWNHIAYVLKPGQVRVYVNGENDFNISRTATDLTCDTNVTIGTLDYTTTIDWSYTGQLDDIKFYATDLNGTTIKEHYMDGLKPHLLEVTPVPTPTDNDTPDYTFSSDKNGTIEISGCMSATATPAIAIGDTDTTITFDPLFDGTYDDCNITVTSTETDSNGTVSDPLAVSSFVVDTTVPAPEPTVSSGGGGGCTYNPDSKHFDMVFLLMIALGLFYPVRRRFIK, from the coding sequence ATGCGAGATAATAAAGTCAATGTGTTAAAAAAGATGTTAGGAATGCTTCTAGTGACGCCAATATTGCTGTCACTATCACTTTTTGCAGCGAATCCGGTTCACCATTGGAAACTGGATGAAACCGCTGGATCAATCTATGAAGATACTGGTACTATCGGTGATGCCAACGGGACATGTACATCCCCGGACAGTTGTCCTACTCCTAGTGACGGTCAAGTCTATGGTGCACAGAGTTTTGATGGCAATGACACGATCGAGATTGCAAATACAGTAGACTTTGATTGGGCTCCCGATGCCAATGTCACCATAGAGTTCTGGATGAAGTCATCAAATATACCTGAGGGAATATTATATGGTGATATGATGATAGGACGTGCGACTAGTGTTGTCAAATGGTATGTGGGGGTAGATCCTTTAGTAGGAGCTATTAGAGCTCAGGTAGCCGATGGAAACCTTGGAAATGGTGTAACCGGTACTGCGATCATAGCCAATGGTCAATGGAATCACATAGCATACGTCCTTAAACCGGGTCAGGTAAGGGTCTATGTCAACGGTGAAAATGATTTTAATATAAGTAGAACAGCCACTGACTTGACATGTGATACAAATGTAACGATCGGTACGCTAGATTATACAACTACTATTGATTGGTCATATACAGGCCAACTTGACGATATCAAATTTTATGCTACCGACCTGAATGGAACTACGATCAAAGAGCATTATATGGATGGATTGAAACCACATTTGCTTGAAGTCACACCGGTTCCAACCCCGACTGATAATGATACACCGGACTATACTTTCTCTTCAGATAAAAATGGGACCATCGAAATAAGTGGTTGTATGTCTGCAACTGCAACACCGGCAATTGCAATAGGTGACACCGATACAACCATCACATTTGACCCGCTTTTTGATGGAACATATGACGATTGTAACATCACCGTGACATCTACAGAAACAGATTCAAACGGCACTGTTTCAGATCCGTTGGCAGTATCCAGCTTTGTCGTAGACACTACAGTACCAGCACCAGAGCCAACTGTATCTAGCGGTGGTGGCGGTGGTTGTACATACAACCCTGACAGTAAGCACTTTGATATGGTGTTCTTGCTGATGATCGCATTGGGACTCTTCTATCCAGTTAGAAGAAGATTCATCAAGTAA
- a CDS encoding DUF1972 domain-containing protein, which produces MKTKVYTIGIQGLPAKYGGFETFADYLSQYISDDFDLTVFCSSNLYEDKIDTYQKAKLQYIPLNANGVQSVPYDIVSILLSLKDSHNSKDVLLLLGSSGAIILPFISLFTKRNIVFNMAGLEWKRSKWNRFARWFLKYSEKIAVKYSDAIVADNKGLQDYIASEYGAESHMIAYGGDHATKLDLTDEVITTYPFLKEPYYIGVARAQPDNNIDVILEAFKQIPEKNLVFVANWNVSDYGRSLKEKYSQISNIHLVDAIYDLQILDQLRSNCVAYIHAQSSGGTNPSLVEAMHLELPIIATDVNFNRYTTQDKAFYFSNIPELIDHIQYNKKESYDGCRENMKEIAEKIYTWKYIVKEYEKLF; this is translated from the coding sequence ATGAAAACAAAAGTTTATACAATCGGGATCCAAGGATTGCCGGCAAAGTATGGTGGATTTGAAACATTTGCAGATTATTTAAGCCAATATATCAGTGATGATTTTGATCTAACTGTTTTTTGCAGCTCCAACCTCTATGAAGATAAAATAGATACATACCAGAAAGCAAAGTTACAATATATACCGCTTAATGCCAATGGTGTACAAAGTGTACCCTATGATATAGTATCTATTCTTCTTTCCCTAAAAGACAGTCATAACAGTAAAGATGTCCTTCTTTTGCTTGGATCTTCTGGTGCTATCATTCTTCCATTTATCTCACTCTTTACAAAAAGGAATATCGTTTTCAACATGGCAGGCCTGGAGTGGAAAAGATCAAAATGGAATAGATTTGCACGTTGGTTTTTGAAATATTCTGAAAAGATAGCAGTAAAATATTCTGATGCAATCGTGGCTGATAATAAAGGACTTCAAGATTACATTGCTTCTGAATACGGTGCAGAAAGTCATATGATCGCTTATGGTGGTGACCATGCAACAAAATTGGATCTGACGGATGAAGTCATTACAACATACCCATTCTTAAAAGAGCCGTATTATATTGGCGTTGCCAGGGCACAGCCTGACAATAATATCGATGTGATCTTAGAAGCATTTAAACAAATACCCGAAAAAAATCTTGTCTTTGTTGCGAATTGGAATGTGAGTGATTACGGTAGATCATTAAAAGAAAAATATTCTCAAATATCCAATATTCATTTAGTTGATGCCATATATGACTTACAGATATTGGATCAACTACGATCAAATTGTGTTGCGTATATCCATGCCCAGAGTTCAGGGGGAACAAATCCGTCGCTAGTGGAAGCGATGCATTTAGAACTACCCATTATCGCAACTGATGTTAATTTTAATCGATATACGACACAAGATAAAGCATTTTATTTTTCTAATATACCTGAATTAATTGATCATATCCAGTATAATAAAAAAGAGTCTTATGATGGTTGTAGGGAAAACATGAAAGAGATTGCTGAGAAAATTTATACATGGAAATATATAGTTAAGGAATACGAAAAACTGTTTTAA
- a CDS encoding Gfo/Idh/MocA family protein, which yields MKNIALIGIGKMGMSHLAIANQTPGIEVKAICDTSKPLLRFLEKNTKFAAYTDYKKMIDEVPLDGVMVLVPNAFHFDLAKYCIERGIDLFVEKPFTLSYADSKSLVELANAHNVKGQVGYVNRFNPIFQHVKKLLDQNVIGEVSNYLNRMTGGVILKENSEGWRNDYKKGGGCLFDYGPHCFDLSTYFFGTDVKVQSSALKKVFSTAVDDIVYSTLLHGDKVVGLNYINWSDSSVRKATNSIEIMGSKGKISASKQELGIFLTEANTQLNLEKGWNKIYVTDENTNVPYYLRGEDFSRQLMEFSSLLHGEIDEATSSFYTASVTDRLLEETKELSGGLL from the coding sequence ATGAAAAATATAGCATTGATTGGTATTGGAAAGATGGGCATGTCACATTTGGCAATTGCTAACCAGACACCGGGGATAGAAGTCAAAGCTATTTGTGATACTTCCAAACCCTTATTGAGATTTTTAGAAAAAAACACTAAATTCGCAGCCTATACTGATTATAAAAAAATGATCGATGAAGTACCTCTTGATGGGGTAATGGTACTTGTCCCCAATGCATTTCACTTCGACCTTGCAAAGTATTGTATCGAGAGGGGTATCGATTTGTTTGTCGAGAAGCCTTTTACATTAAGCTATGCCGACAGCAAATCTTTGGTCGAACTGGCGAATGCACATAATGTCAAAGGACAGGTAGGTTATGTAAACCGCTTTAATCCGATCTTCCAACATGTCAAAAAACTACTAGATCAGAATGTGATCGGTGAGGTCAGTAACTATCTCAATCGTATGACCGGTGGTGTTATCTTGAAAGAAAACAGTGAGGGATGGCGGAATGATTATAAAAAAGGTGGCGGATGTCTTTTTGATTATGGTCCACACTGTTTTGATCTATCCACCTATTTTTTTGGTACAGATGTAAAAGTACAGTCATCCGCACTCAAAAAAGTATTCTCCACTGCAGTCGATGATATTGTCTATTCCACACTATTACATGGTGATAAAGTTGTTGGTCTTAACTATATCAACTGGTCTGACAGCTCTGTACGAAAAGCTACCAACAGTATTGAGATCATGGGGAGCAAAGGGAAAATAAGTGCAAGTAAACAGGAACTTGGTATCTTTCTTACAGAAGCCAACACCCAATTGAATTTGGAAAAAGGTTGGAATAAGATCTATGTAACAGATGAAAATACCAATGTGCCTTATTATCTCAGAGGTGAAGACTTCTCCCGTCAACTAATGGAATTCTCAAGTCTACTCCACGGTGAGATCGATGAGGCAACATCTTCATTTTACACTGCCAGTGTAACTGATAGACTGCTTGAAGAGACAAAAGAACTTTCTGGAGGGTTACTATAA
- a CDS encoding NAD(P)-dependent oxidoreductase yields the protein MSDKKVLVTGANGMLGSNILKFISYKDVIGFSHSDLDITDSTIVRDVLTSEKPDIIIHTAAFTNVEACEVETDKAYLINTIGTQNLVNYALEHNILFIYISSTGIYGKQKDIAYTEFDSVHPTTVHHTSKYEAEKIVQNHLNRYLILRTGWLYGGDKTHAKNYVYKRYLDLKDSDVNYSVASQIGNPTYVKNLVKQIEVLISSKIYGLYNCVDHAQNISRYHYVKKIGELFDLKCEVKKAPEGMYTRVAPVSHNESAINYKLDLLGLDVMQEWEVALAEYIEYLKK from the coding sequence ATGAGTGATAAAAAAGTTTTGGTTACTGGTGCAAACGGTATGCTAGGTTCGAACATTTTAAAGTTTATATCATATAAGGATGTGATCGGCTTTTCACACAGTGACCTTGATATTACGGATTCTACTATCGTACGAGATGTACTCACATCTGAAAAACCTGATATTATCATTCATACAGCAGCCTTTACGAATGTAGAAGCATGCGAAGTGGAGACCGATAAAGCGTATTTGATAAACACGATAGGTACACAGAATCTTGTCAATTATGCTTTAGAGCATAATATTTTATTTATATATATTTCCAGTACAGGAATCTATGGGAAACAGAAGGATATTGCCTATACGGAATTTGACAGTGTACATCCCACTACAGTACATCATACCTCAAAGTACGAGGCTGAAAAGATCGTTCAAAACCATCTTAACAGATATCTTATATTGAGGACAGGCTGGTTGTACGGCGGTGATAAGACACATGCAAAGAATTATGTGTATAAAAGATATCTGGATTTGAAGGATAGTGATGTGAATTATTCAGTCGCTTCCCAGATCGGAAATCCAACCTATGTCAAAAATTTGGTCAAACAGATAGAGGTGTTGATCTCATCAAAGATCTATGGACTTTATAATTGTGTCGATCATGCCCAAAATATTTCAAGATATCATTATGTTAAAAAGATCGGTGAATTGTTTGACTTAAAATGTGAAGTGAAAAAAGCCCCGGAAGGCATGTACACAAGAGTTGCTCCTGTATCTCATAATGAATCAGCAATAAATTATAAGTTGGATCTGTTAGGCCTTGATGTCATGCAGGAATGGGAAGTGGCACTTGCAGAATATATAGAGTATTTAAAAAAGTAG
- a CDS encoding glycosyltransferase family 4 protein — translation MKILQINNYHHVRGGSDRVYFETSKLLEKNGHNVLFFSVKDEMSEAHYSDKYFIQPFNYENTGTLHKIKLAAQFLYNKEARDNLELLIKNEKPDIAHLHIFYGHITSSILPVLAKYNIPTVMSVHDYRMLCPANVMRDSEGKICEKCAEGNYLSCIIGKCTKHSLVYSSIAAMECFVRDQFFSYEKYIDRFIMVSRFILDKHIQYKPSMKSKSEHVYNFIDLDKYSPHFSHEDYYLYFGRLSREKGVMTLLNVWRKFPHVHLKIVGTGEVEEEAKQYIAKHNMSNVEFVGFLNGDALFDVVKRSKFLFVPSEWYENNPMTVIEGFALGKPVIGARIGGIPELIKEGFNGYLFDSGDLDDLTGAVQKAQSISNDAYRSLGENARNFAEEHFNENKHYHELLKIYQKLLTDRP, via the coding sequence ATGAAAATTTTACAAATTAACAATTATCACCATGTAAGAGGTGGTTCGGACCGTGTATATTTTGAGACCTCCAAACTATTGGAAAAAAATGGTCATAATGTTCTATTTTTCAGTGTCAAAGATGAAATGTCTGAGGCGCATTACAGTGATAAGTATTTTATACAGCCTTTCAATTATGAAAATACAGGTACTTTACATAAAATTAAATTGGCAGCACAATTTCTATACAATAAAGAAGCACGTGATAATTTGGAATTGCTTATCAAAAATGAAAAACCGGATATAGCACATCTACATATTTTTTACGGTCACATAACATCATCGATTCTACCTGTTTTGGCTAAATACAATATTCCCACTGTCATGTCTGTTCATGACTACAGAATGCTATGCCCGGCCAATGTGATGCGAGACAGTGAAGGCAAGATCTGTGAAAAATGTGCTGAGGGGAACTACCTCAGTTGTATTATTGGAAAATGTACAAAGCATAGCCTGGTCTACAGTTCAATTGCAGCAATGGAATGTTTTGTAAGAGATCAGTTTTTCTCCTATGAAAAGTATATAGATAGATTTATTATGGTGAGCCGGTTTATCCTCGATAAACATATCCAATATAAACCATCTATGAAATCCAAAAGCGAACATGTTTATAATTTTATTGATCTTGACAAGTATTCTCCTCATTTCTCACATGAAGATTACTATTTGTATTTTGGTAGATTGTCTCGTGAAAAAGGGGTCATGACACTTCTCAATGTATGGAGAAAATTTCCTCATGTACATTTAAAGATAGTTGGTACCGGGGAAGTTGAAGAAGAGGCCAAACAGTATATTGCGAAGCATAACATGTCAAATGTCGAGTTTGTCGGTTTTTTGAATGGCGATGCGTTGTTTGATGTTGTTAAAAGGTCAAAATTCCTATTTGTGCCATCTGAATGGTACGAAAATAATCCCATGACGGTCATCGAAGGTTTTGCTCTTGGGAAACCGGTGATAGGAGCAAGAATAGGAGGTATTCCTGAATTGATAAAGGAGGGATTTAACGGTTATCTCTTTGATAGTGGAGATTTAGATGATTTAACGGGTGCAGTGCAAAAAGCTCAAAGTATTTCAAATGATGCGTATAGGTCACTTGGAGAAAATGCACGAAATTTTGCAGAGGAACATTTTAACGAAAACAAACATTACCATGAACTTTTAAAAATATATCAAAAACTCTTAACTGATCGACCTTAG